The following proteins are co-located in the Vigna unguiculata cultivar IT97K-499-35 chromosome 9, ASM411807v1, whole genome shotgun sequence genome:
- the LOC114164280 gene encoding alpha/beta hydrolase domain-containing protein 17B-like has protein sequence MGGVTSSMAAKLAFFPPSPPSYKLVKEEATGLLLMEPFPHRENVEVLRFPNRRGTEIVAVYVRHPTAKSTVLYSHGNAADIGQMYELFVELSIHLRVNLIGYDYSGYGQSSGKPSEHNTYADIEAVYKYLEENYGAKQEDIILYGQSVGSGPTLDLASRLPRLRAVVLHSPILSGLRVMYPVKRTYWFDIYKNIDKIPLVKCPVLVIHGTADEVVDCSHGKQLWELCQQKYEPLWLKGGNHCNLELYPEYLRHLRKFISSVEKPPSQRVSFRRSVDRVEQSRGSTDCFETPRKSTDQRDKPRKSTDRTEKMKFHEFKFNNTEKLEKIRVQFDQMERSRRSVEYNDKSRSIEFQDKSRRSVDVQFERPRKSIDWLDRIRAS, from the exons atgggtGGCGTGACTTCTTCAATGGCGGCCAAGTTGGCGTTCTTCCCTCCGAGTCCGCCGTCGTACAAGCTCGTAAAGGAGGAGGCCACGGGGCTGCTACTCATGGAGCCTTTCCCGCACCGGGAGAACGTGGAGGTTCTCCGCTTCCCCAACCGCCGAGGCACGGAGATCGTTGCCGTCTACGTTCGGCACCCCACCGCTAAGTCCACCGTCCTTTACTCCCACGGCAATGCAGCCGATATTGGTCAGATGTACGAGCTCTTCGTCGAGTTGAGCATCCACCTCCGCGTCAATCTCATCGG ATATGATTATTCTGGCTATGGACAGTCATCAGGGAAG CCAAGTGAGCATAATACTTATGCTGACATTGAAGCTGTATATAAGTATCTTGAAGAGAACTATGGTGCTAAGCAGGAAGATATCATCCTTTATGGTCAATCTGTTGGAAGCGGTCCTACTTTGGATCTTGCTTCCCGTTTACCCCGACTAAGGGCTGTTGTTCTCCACAGTCCTATACTATCAGGACTGAGAGTCATGTACCCTGTGAAACGGACATACTGGTTTGACATTTATAAg AACATTGATAAAATTCCATTGGTGAAGTGTCCGGTGCTAGTAATTCAT GGAACTGCTGATGAGGTTGTTGATTGCTCTCATGGCAAGCAGTTGTGGGAGCTGTGTCAACAGAAATACGAACCTTTATGGCTCAAAGGAGGAAATCACTGTAATTTGGAACTCTATCCTGAATACTTACGACATCTCAGAAAATTCATATCCTCGGTAGAAAAGCCACCGTCCCAAAGAGTGAGTTTCAGGAGAAGCGTAGATAGAGTTGAACAATCCAGAGGAAGTACTGATTGCTTTGAAACGCCTAGGAAGAGTACTGATCAGAGGGACAAACCAAGAAAAAGCACTGATAGGACAGAAAAGATGAAATTTCatgaattcaaattcaataataCTGAAAAGTTAGAGAAGATAAGAGTGCAATTTGACCAGATGGAGAGGTCCCGAAGAAGCGTAGAGTACAATGATAAATCAAGAAGCATTGAGTTCCAAGATAAATCTAGGAGAAGTGTTGACGTTCAGTTTGAGAGGCCACGGAAGAGCATTGATTGGCTGGATAGAATTCGTGCAAGCTGA